The genomic window TGATGATCTTTTCCAAATGCAGTATTTTTAGCCTCATCAATAAGCCTTTTCAGTATGTTATGCTGAGCATTTACGGCATTATTTTTCCATTTGTTAATCTGCCAAACTGCAAATGCCGCAAAGGGTTTACTTAATGCTGCTTTAAGCCCCCAACCCCCTGAAGGGGACTTTTCCTTTCTACCGTTCTTTTCTTTTTCCATAAATTTTATCTGATTTTTAACTCCTCTTCAGGGGGCTGGGGGTTAAACGATATTATGCAAAATATCTGGATGCTCATCGCCTTTATATTCACTCGAAATTTTACGGTAAGCAACTGTTAAGGCTACACTCGAAAGCGGAACGATGATAAATGAACTTAAAATATTTACAATAAAAGCCACCAATGGCCATTGCAGGTAGTTTAACAGCAGATAAATTAAATATCCGCCACCTAAAATAACCAACAACAATAAAATCTTCGTGAAATTTCCTTTAGTGGTAGCCAAACTCAATTTAATCGAATCGAAAGGCGTTGCACCTTTATCAATGATAAAAAACGGGAAAAACGAAATCCTTAGCCAAGTGATAAAAATAGCGATAATGCCAACTGAAATAGCCACATTTTTAACAATTGCCACATTAATCCCAGTATAAATAAAAGGAAAAGCTACCAAAATTACCACCAGATAAACGCCAAGGATACAACCCACAAAATAAAGAGTAGCTACCAGGAACCTAATAATCTGTTGCCTGGTTGGAAGGGTATCTACTATTTTCACATCGTTTTCTTCATCGTCCATTAAATGGAAAATGTATTTAAAGAGTGAAAGGTTGATGGTAAAATAAAGCAATACAAAAATAATTACCATAATTACACTCAAGGCCTTGCTTACATCCTTAATAAAAAAAGCCATTAAACTAGATGCACTCGCAGTAATAAACATCAAAAAACATAGCGTAGCAATCGAGAAATAGTGTTTCTTGGTAATGCTCCACGCCTTTTGAATTACATCATTAACGGCGAACGTACTTTCTTTTAGATAATTTATCATTGTTGTTTGAATACCACTCGTTTAAATAAATCCTGTATAAATCCTAAACCATAAGCGGTTAATTGGATAAATGAAGATATAATGCTCAAAAATGCAACTTTTAACGATTTATTTACTGACCATGAATGAAAAAATATCAACATAAAGTAAATCAATAAGAAGAAGTTACAAACATATGCCAATGGAGGATATATAAAGTTACACAAAATGGTGAAACCAAAACCCAATGTAAACAACGCTGGAAAAAAATGTACAAGTTTTAATTCTTTTGGAAAATGTTTGTAAATATTAATCCTTGCTCTCCCGAAAAAGTGTAATTGTTTGTAAAACTGGCTAAAGCTCGTCCGGCGTTTATGGTAAACCTTTGCATCTGGAATCAACCCGATTTTAAAACCGTTTTCGTGGATGCGGATACTATATTCGATATCTTCGCCCAATCGGGTCAGGATAAAACCACCTACCTTCTCCCAGGCTTGACGGGAAACACCCATGTTAAAACTGCGTGGGTGAAATTGGCCTACGTGCTGTTTGTTTCCGCGGATTCCACCAGTGGTGAAAGGCGAAGTCATAGCATAACTAATTGCTTTTTGCACAGGTGTGAAGCTATCATGCGCGGCATCCGGGCCACCATAGGCATCTAAATGATGCTCATACAAATAGTTCTTAACCGTTTCGAGGTAATTTGCAGGAATTAAACAATCTGAATCGAAAATAACAAAGTAATCGCCTGTAGCCCTTTCGAAACCAAAATTACGGGCAAAACCTTGTCCGGCATTTTCCTTAAAGTAATATTTAATATCCAGTTTATCCGCATAAGAAGCAACAATTGCTTTTGCATCATTTTTTGAACCATCTTCAATAACCAAAACTTCAAACTGCAAATAAGTCTGTTTAGTTAGGGTGTTTAAAAGTTCGTCAATTTCCTGTGGACGATTATAAAGTGGAATAATGATGGAGAAAAACATTTTTTGAGGTTGAGGGTTGAGGGTTTAGAGGTTGAGGGATTGGGCGGATAAAACCTTCCACCGTCATACCTTCTACCTTAATTCCTATTTCTATCAAATATTGGTTTCTTTCTGGTGCGTTACGTGATAAGAGTTCGGCGATAAAACCTGCCAGGAACATCTGCGAACCAACAACAATGGCAACCAGTGATAAATAAAACAATGGTTGATCGGTTACATCGCGATAGGCTAAGCCCTGCCATATCAAATATTTCTTTTCGAATAATATGTAAAATGCCATGATTATGCCGATAAAGAAACTTAAAACGCCTAACGAACCAAAAAAGTGCATTGGGCGTTTGCCGAATTTACCTACAAAGAAAATAGAAAGTAAATCTAAAAAGCCGTTTATAAACCTGCTGAAACCAAATTTAGTTGTGCCGTATTTACGGGCACGATGTTCTACCACCTGCTCGGCTATTTTGCTAAATCCGGCCCATTTGGCAATTACCGGGATGTAGCGGTGCATTTCGCCGTAAACTTCGATGGTTTTGATCACATCGCTACGGTAAGCTTTTAAGCCACAGTTAAAATCGTTCAGTTCTATTCCGCTCATTTTACGGGTAGCGGCGTTGAATAATTTTGTAGGGATAGTTTTCGTAATCGGATCGTAACGTTTCTTCTTCCAGCCTGAAATGATATCAAGCTTTTCTTCTTTTATGCGGCGGTACAATTCAGGAATTTCATCCGGGCTATCCTGCAGATCGGCATCCATGGTAATGACCACATCGCCCTGAGTAGCTTCAAAACCAACATTTAAGGCTGCAGATTTACCGTAGTTCCTTCTAAACTTAATGCCTTTAATGGCAGGGTTTTGAAATCTTAATTCTTCAATCACCTCCCACGATCTATCGGTACTACCATCATCAACCAAAATAATTTCATAGCTGAAATTATTATCGATCATCACTTTATCAATCCATGCCGTTAATTCTGGCAAAGATTCATCTTCATTAAATAAGGGTACTACAACTGATATATCCATTTTTTAAGCATAAACCTCGCAGGTTTAAAACCTGCGAGGTTTGTTTAAAGTAAAACGTGCAAATTTCATCAAATTAAATGACAAAACCTGCACGTTCAAAATTTTTGATATTTAATTCTTGTCTTAAGCAGCTTATAAACTAGGCTCTTTTTTAACTATTGCAGCTGTAATCAGACTGATTATCAAACCTAGTATGGTATAAACAATCGCAGCTCCAAATGCGGTAAAGGCCCACATGTAACCACGCATCATTTCTATTCCTTTAATTTGTTGCTCATTACCGTTCGCTTTTTCAATGGCTGAATCAGCTACTCTATCCAAAGCTGAAGGATCTAGAACTTTATAATATAAAATAAATAGCAATCCTACAAATAATCCTGCATAGGCAGCTACTTTAAATCCTGTAGAAAAAGCTTTACCATAGGTAATATAACCACCAAGCATCTTTCTATAAGTCACCTGAGTATAAAATATTGCTAGGATAAAAACTCCATAAGATAAAACCATCGCAATGATTTTTTCTGCTATAGGTAAATCAGGATCTACCGAGTCAATGCCTAAAAATTTCAGAATAAAAATTAAAACAATCGAATAAACGGCAAAGCTTATTGCAACTTTAAATGCCAGCGCATTTGGTTTCTTTTCTTCTTGGAGTAATTGTTGTTCCATGATAAGTTAATTTAATTATTAATTGTTGTAATTAATATATAAGTAGCAGAATCGAACGATTTGTTACTGCTAAACTGAATTATTTCTTTCGTTGTTTCTGCACTTCCCTCAACATCGAGGAAAAAAGTCATAAATGGAACAAACAATTCTTGCATTTCTTCACTGATATTTAAATTTGCAGCTGTTTTACAAATCTCTTCTACACTGGTTTCTGCTAATTGTTGATTACTGATCAGTTCTTCGTAGATCTCAAATTCATCCTGAAACTCATCGTCTTCTACCAATAAAAATTCTTTCAGGAAATCGCCCAATTCAGGGTCCAAATCTTCATCCTTACACTCTTTAATGTAAAGCAAAAGGTTTAACAATTCTGTTCCTCTATCTATGGTTTCTTCTTCGATATTCGCCCATTCATCACTTTCTAAATAGTCGTCTTCCAGTTTCTGTACGTCACTGCTAAAGAAATTCACCATTAATAAATCGAAAAATACTTCACGTAATTCTTCAAATTTCGGGTGAGAATCGAAAACTGCATCAAAAGCTGTTGCTTTATCTAAAAAGTTGACATCAAGCTCAAAAGCAGCTAATAACTCTGTTTCAAAACCGTCTACATTTGTAGCTGAAACCTCAGCATACTTGTTAATGGCTGCACTTAGTGCTTTTTTTACTCTATTATCCATGATTAAGATTTTTAGGATTTTAGGATGATAAGATTGTATGACCTGAACAACAAATTGTAATTTCCTGCTTTAGTCTTTAAGTTCTTATAACCTGTTAATTTATCAATATTTTTTTTGAACTAATATCTTTTGAGACATGGTTAAGAACTTTATGCCTTCAACCTTAATTCTCCCAGTACTGATTATTATTATAAACCAAAGTTACTTTCCCGTTAAGTTCGGTACCCAATAATGGACTGTTCGCCGATTTTGAGTGGTTGCTTGTGGCATTATACAACCACTTTTCTGTCGTATTGAAAACAGTAAAGTTGGCATCAGCATCTTCTTCGATTACCGGAATAGCTAAATTTAATAATTTACGTGGATTAATGGCCAATTTCTCTACAATTAAAGCAATGTCCAGCCCAGCCTTTAATAATAGTGGCAACACGGTTTGTAAAGCGATGATGCCGTAGTGCGCAATTTCGAACTCTACATTTTTAAATTCGATTTCTTCAGGACGGTGTTGAGAAGTAATGGCATCAATGGTTCCATCTTTTAAACCAGCAATTAGTGCCTTTACATCTGCTTTTCCGCGCAGTGGTGGCTTAACTTTGTAATTACTATCGAAATCACTTAAAAGTTCTTCTGTAAACACCAGGTGATGTGCTGTTACATCGCACGAAACCCGAACGCCGTCTTTCTTTGCTTTACGAATCAAAGCCACAGCCCCGGCAGTTGAAATATTGCTAATGTGGATTTTGGTTTCATTATAAGATGCCAGGAAAATATCACGGGCAATATGCATTTCTTCAGCCAATGCAGGTAAACCTTTCATGCCCAATAGCACAGAGTTTTTGCTCTCGTTAATCTGCGATTTGCCAGCTATGGATTTATTTTCGGGATAAACCATTAATAGTGCATCGAACCCTTTTGCATATTGTAATGCACGGCTCATAAAACCATCGTCTTGTAAGGCCTTATCGCCATCTGAAAAAGCTACTGCACCTGCCTGTTGCATATCAAACAGTTCGGCAAGCTCTTTTGCCTCACGGTTTTGACTTATGGCACCAACAGGTAAAACATCAACTAAGTTGTTTTTGGCCCTATTGATAATGTATTCTACCTGAGATTTCGACTGCACAACCGGACTGGTTTGCGGCAATAAAGCCAAGCCTGTAAAACCTCCAGCTTTTGCGGTTGCAGTTAATGTTTGAATATCTTCCTTGGTTTCGAAACCCGGATCGCCAGCTACGCAGTTTAGATCGAAAAAACCTGGCGTTAAGAAAGCACCCTGAGCATCAAAAACAGTTTCGTTTTTATTGGCAGTTAATTTACCTATGTTTTTAATTTTGCCATTTTCTACCCGAACATCGCATTGTTGATTGTTGAATTTACTTTGCGGATCGGCAACGGCTACATTTTTAACCAGGAGATTCATATTGTTTTTTTTGTGTTGTTAAAAAATCGGATGAGCAAAATTTCTGCTGCAATAAAAATCAGCGACAAAATTAGACAAAGTTTCCATAAAGTCTGCCCGATTTTATTGGCGCCAGCAATTAATTTAACGGCATCTTTATCGGTATCGAATATTTTAAGGTTGCCTTTGTCAGCCAACTGATTGAGTCCTGTTTTATCTAAATAATGCATATCAGATTCTGTTCTGCCATTGTTGAAACTATAAACAGCAAGTAGCGAATCTGCAAGTTTCAGGTTGTAAAAGCCTGCATTTTTTATCTGATCGGCTATGTAAATCAGCGTTTTCCCATTTGCCTGACGGATTTCAGGAATTGCCTCAAAGCCATCCGCAGTAATTTTTAAGCTTTGGTTTTTACCCAGCGTAATCTTTTTACCCGCCAAGGCATTATCATTACCAAGGTTGTAATATAAAGGCGTTTCATTTCCTCCACTCAATGCCAAACGATAAATCAGCGGCACAAAAACCGGATGACGGGCTAAATTCCCATCACTTGTATTAAGCCCTGAAGCAGATAAATACACCTGCCCGTTACCTACGCCATATTTGGAGAAAAATGGTTTTCTGCCAGGCAATAACATAATATCTTCTTTATTGGAGGTGTTTTTGTCGACAAACGAATAATAGCGGGAAACTGTTGGAAGATCAAGATTTTTAGGGATTTCCTCAAAAACAGTCTTGAAAATGGGGTTTTGCAGATCAATCTGGTCAACTTTAGTAGCGGTAGTATTTAACGTTTGAATGTTAGGAAGGGACAATCCGCTTAAAAACGAATTATAAGTTTGAATATTGGCATCTAAATCAGGGAAAAGCACCACCGTACCGCCTGCATTCATATAGGTTTTTAGCTGCTGTGCCAATCCCGTTGATGGATTTTTTAAACCGTTCAACACAATCAGGCCGTAACTAGCAAAATTGCTATAATTTACATTGCTTTCAGCATTCTCAGTAAGTTTGTAATAACGATCGGCAGCAAACAGTGCTTTAATATAATTACCTGCTATGGCTCCGTTAATACTCAGAACCGGAAAACTTTCATCTACCTTAAAACTGAAGGAAAGCGTATCATCAAAGGTTACAGGAAAATCTTTAATGCTGATTAAGCCTTTTTGCCATCCTGCGTTCAGTCCGGAGAAATTCAGTGTATCTTTAACTGTTTTACCTGCGGGGATGGTTACGGCACCCAACCCCTTTTGTTGGTTGTTGATGCTAAGTTTTAGAGGAATATTTTTCGCTTCCTCTTCGGAGTAATTTTTCAACTGTACAACCAAACGCTCATTAGCTCCCGGCTGATGATTTGGCGAAAGTGCCCAAACGCTATCTATTGCAACATTCGGAAGGGTATTGGCATTCAGTTTCAAAAATGAATATTGAATATCTGCTTTTGTATCGAGTTTATTGGTAGTGGAGATATTTTTTTGAAAATCGGAGATCAGAAAGCTATACTTATTTGCAGAACCCGTTAAAACATTCCCCTGCCGGTTGAGTATCTGTTGGAGATTACGGTTTGCTGCCGAGATTTTAACATCATCTAATGCTTTTAAAAACGCTTCCTCGTTTAACAATCGTTGGTGTTTTCCTTCAAAATTATTGGTCAACAGTTGAAAACGATCGTTCATTCCAAAACCTTTTACCAATTCTTTGGCCCGCCGCTTGGCTTCATCAAGCAGGCTGCCATCTTTATTAATGGCTTCCATGCTGTAAGAATTATCGATATAAATGCTTATTACATTGTTTAAAGCAGTTGTTTTTTGATTGTGCGCCGGAATATAAGGCTGGGCAAATGCCAGAACTAAAAAGATGATTGCCAAAATCCGCGACAACAGAATAAGCAGGTTTTTAAGTTTTTCTTTGGAAGAATTTTGTTGTTCTACTTCTTTTAAAAGCTGAACATTAGAGAAATAAACCTTCTTAAACTTCCTGAAATTGAATAAATGAATAATAACCGGGATGGCAACCGATATTAGTGCAAAAAGAAAGCCCGGATAAAGGAAATTCATTAAAAACCAAAGATAGAAAAATTATGGAAAGTGGCGAATTACTATTGTAATAAAGTCGTTTTAATAACTAAAACCCGGAAATTCGATATTTACAATTTTCCAGCCGCCGTTATGCAATGCGAAATACAGTTTAAAAGGTCCGCTTACAATTTTTGATTGTTTTTGAACAACATCTCTATAACCTGCAACCCCTTCAACAAAGCCCATACCCTTATCATCATTCAAAAGCTCGAAATTAACATCGATAATATCGTATCTGCCACCAACATATTCATCAGACCGACCGAAAATACCTTTTAACCGACCAATAATCACATCCTTATCAAGCACTTTATTACCTGGGAGAATAAAAAAATCATTCAGTTCGTGGGTAATGGCCTTCGATTGTTTAAACCAGGCGTTTATAAATCTAATGGCACTATTTACGATATCAGCCTGATGGTTAAATGTGGGGTTGTTCTGCATTGTATCTTTCAAAAAATTAATCGACTGGCCATGGCCAGTCGATTAAAAACTTGGCGAAGTTAACTATTCTTTAGCCTTTCTCTAATTTCGGCGAGAGAATAATCAATTAACAATTTGCCATCTCTGAAAACTTCTTTCAATTCGCCCTCTGCTTCTTCTTCCCAGCTGCATTGATCTTTCAGCTCATATTCGCCTTCTGCATTTTTAAAAATCTGTAGTAAACCTTTTGCTGATTTCTTGGTGCCATCGTCGGTAATCGGATCTTTAAATATTTCGCGACCGATGCCATCTACTTCTCCATAAGTGGCTTTCATCGCAAAACCAAAAGTATCGCGTGTATTATATTGATAGGTGAATGAACCGATGCCAAAAACAACATTGGTAGAAGCAAAACCTTTAGCTTTTAGCCGCTCACAGATCTGTGTAGCCCTTTCGGTAGTAATGCTATCTCCATAAATAGCACCAATCTGCGGTACCAGTTCTTTAAACCCTTTGTTGTTAGTTTTTCCACCGAAAACATCCCAAAGCAGCTCGATTACACCCTTTTTCTCATTTTCGTTTTTGCCATTTGGATTTCCGCAGATAATATCAACCGGATCTCCCGAATCTGGCCTGATTACCACTTTACCTGGACGGGCAATAATATCATCTTTTAAAACAGGTAGATACTCGGTCAATACTTTCCATAAATCCCAGGTATCAGAAACGATAGATACAATTCCTTTCGGGTAAACTTCTAAAATCAAACGTTTAAAGGTTTCAAGTTCTCCGGTATTGGTTCCCATACACATTACAGAGTGTTCTGTTGCAGCTACTGATCCACCAATTAACTCTTTATCTGAATCTGCATTGTAATACTCTTCTAAAAAATCGATGGCTGGAATGGTATCTGTTCCTGTAAAACTCAATAAATGCCCTGCTGCCGAAGTTACCGCAGCTTCTATTCCCCCCATGCCACGCATAGAAAAATCGTGCCCCTGCCAATCTACAAATTCTGGAACTGAAGAGGTTTCTGCGGCATACTGATCCAAAATGGCGCGGTATTGTTTAGCTATTGTAGCAGAATTACATGGCAGCCACACCACCGCTGATAGTAAGGTTTCGAAATAATTGGTCAACCAGAAAAATTCAGACTTTGTATTGTACATGGTAAACATGGGTACACGCAAAGGTACTTCAGCACCTTCTGGTAATGATTTAAAAACCATTGGAATATAACCCAGATCGTGTAAATCAGCTATATGTTGTGTACCTACCAAATTTTCTCCCAGGTAATTATTGATCCTGCGCGCATATTTCTTTAAAATTTCTTCTTTTGGTTGTTTAAAGAAATTTTGGTTAAAATCCTCAATGATGTATTTTTTGATAAAATACTGCAAGCCAAAAAGCACCACATGATTTACGTTTTCTAGCCTGCTTTTTCTTGGCGTCCAGTTAGAATAAACCAATGTAGTATTTTCTGGGTATTGCCTGCGGTGATCTACTTTGTATCCGTCGGTTAATAATAATGGGTTCATCGTTTTTATATTTATAGTTAAATGTTATTTCTTCCTTTTTCATTCGGATACAGGCTTTGTAAAGTGTCACTTTGCCAAAAATCCTTGGATTCGATATCCAAACAGGTTAATTTTCCGGTAAATGCAGCACCAGTATCGATATTCCAAACATTACAACCTTGCATGGGTATGTCAATATTGTAGTAAAGCGTTGGAGTATGACCAATATAAATTTCATTGTAGAGTAATAAACGTTTCGGATAAATCGCTGAATCTTTTTTAATTCTGTTATCCATAGTCAGTGCCATTTCCCAAAGTGTTCTATCCCATGAATAATTGGAAGAATAACGTTCTTTTTCCGGGCCGTGCATGGAAGAAAAACCAGCGTGAATAAAGAGGTTGTTCTGCTCATCAACGTAGTAATCTTTCATGCGTTCAAAGAAATTTAGATGTTTTTGCTTCACTGGATCAGGTATGTTTTTATAACTTTCGATGGTTAATTTACCACCGTGAACAAACCAAACATCATCTACAATACCTTTTTCCAACCAATCGATACACCAGGCATCGTGATTTCCTTTGATAAAAATGCATTGATGGTTTTCTTCCAATTGCATCAGGTAATTGATTACCTGTGCCGATTCACTCCATCCATCCACATAATCACCAAGGAAAATCAGTTTGTCATCTTTTGTTACCTCTGCGCGCTCGAATAACTGAACTAAACCTTTTAATCCCCCGTGTATATCACCTATTGCTAATGTTCTGCCCATGTTAGAATGTCATATATTCAACGGGCACAACATCTGTTAGCCACACATTGTTAGCTGATAAATAAAATTTATAGCCTGCCCTGTGCATCTCTCCACTATTAATAGTAAGGATAACCGGCTTTCCCCTTCTGCCACCTACTTTATTGGCCGTTTCTCTATCGGCACTTAAATGCACGTGCTGTCTGCTCATTTTTTGCAGTCCCTGCGATTTAATATCCGACAGGAACTTTTCAACCGTACCATGATACAGGTAGGCTAATGGTTCGGCTTGATTTAAATTTAATTCAACAGCAATAGAATGTCCTTGGCTTGCCCTTATTTTAGTTTTATCATCATTGAAAGCAAACCTCTTTTTGTCGTTATTTTCAACAATGTAGTCAAGTTGTTCAAAATCTATCCTTCGGTCGTAAAGGTCAAACTTTGCAATTAACTCATTTACATCTGCCCAACCGTTTTCGTCAAGTTCTAAGCCTATGGTTTCTGGCGAATGTCTTAAAATATAGCTGAGTAGTTTACTTATGCCTTTTGTTATTTTATTGTCCATGACTTCAATGTTATTACCCTAATTTCTCTTTGTAGAGCTGATAATTTTCATCGTCGAAACAAACGAAGATTACCTTCTCTATCTTTTCTTTTTCAGCAAAATTATTTACCGTGGCAATGGCAATATCTGCTGCTTTATCTTTAGGGAAATGATAAATCCCTGTGCTGATGTTGGGGAATGCAATAATCTTAACATCATTTTCAACTGCTAAGGTTAAACTGCTACGGTAGCACTCTGCAAGCAAAGTATTTTTTTCCTCACTATCACCATTCCATACAGGTCCAACCGTATGGATCACATATTTTGCCGGTAAATTACCTGCCGTGGTAATTACTGCATTTCCAGTTTTGCAATTCCCTTGTTTATTCCTGATGGCCACGCAAGCTTCTAAAATGGCTTTACCACCTTTTCTATGAATGGCACCATCTACCCCTCCGCCGCCAAGCAAAGAACTGTTTGCTGCATTAACAATTGCATCGGCTTTAATTTCCGTTATATCGGCTTTGATTAGTTCTAAAATCATTTCATCTAATTCGTTACTTAATGATTGGTCTTAACATTAAAGATTCGGTATCTCATCCCTTACTTCCATCAATGCAAAACCTAATAGGTTTAAACCTTTCCAATTTCCGGGAATGAGCGCATTTGAGTTATCTTCGGCCAAACCGATCCCCCAAATTGCATCAACCGGACTGGCTTCAACCAAGATTTTACTTTTAGTTTGTAGAAGGAAAGATTTCAAATCCTCATTTTGAGAAAACTTAAGCAAGTTTCCCTGTTTTACAATTTCATATTTATGAGCATCCCATTTTGTTGCATCGAAGTTTCTAATCTGTCGCCCAAGATCTTTTACATCTTTAGGAGATTTTTTCGCTAATATTTTTTCGAAAACCTGTTGATCATTAAACAATAAAGCCTTTTTTGCCATCATATAATGTTCAGCTGTTTGATAGATGATGTCATTTTCAACAAATGGAGATGGCCACCATTGGCTTAAACAAGCTTTAGAAAGCGTTCCATTTTTCGGCCCCTGATGTCCCCAAAAAAATAGAAATCCATTACTTTCTTTTATATCTGCAACATTATATTTCTGCTTTTTCATAAACACCGCATTCATTTTTTCACAGAGTTCTTCAATTTCATTTTTTTTAACAATTGTATTAAGCCATTTTTCAGGAATAGATTCAAAACCATAAATTAAACCTGCCAAACCGCCTGTAATTGCCCCAGTTGTATCAGTATCATCACCAAGATTAACTGCTTTTAGAACGGCATCCTCATAAGTTTCGGTACTGAGGATACACCATAAGCTAGCTTCGAGACTGTGCAACACATAACCAGAAGAATAAATCTCGCTCTCCGGAACCGTAGAGATATCATTTATCAAAACCCTTTTAAATAATTCAATTTCCTTTTGTTCAAAATCATTATCAGCGATAAATTTTTTGAGTTTAATCTGCATTTTAAGATACGCTTCACTTTTATCCTTTTCCTTTAAAAGCTCCAAGCCATAAACGATATAGATAAAGCAAGCAAAAACCGACCGAAAGTGCGCATGGGTAATG from Flavobacterium sp. W4I14 includes these protein-coding regions:
- a CDS encoding ribA/ribD-fused uncharacterized protein (product_source=TIGR02464; cath_funfam=1.10.4080.10; cog=COG1397,COG3236; pfam=PF03747,PF08719; superfamily=101478,143990; tigrfam=TIGR02464); the protein is MKTTVIRSSIFGLVVGDALGVPVEFKKRDFLKRFPVKDMQAYGVHDQPLGTWSDDSSLTFCLAESLCCGYNLDNIAQKFLQWFNAEIWTPHGKVFDIGIATAEAIKMIKHGADPVLCGGASEMDNGNGSLMRILPLLFYLQDKNDLQHIFQLVKEVSSITHAHFRSVFACFIYIVYGLELLKEKDKSEAYLKMQIKLKKFIADNDFEQKEIELFKRVLINDISTVPESEIYSSGYVLHSLEASLWCILSTETYEDAVLKAVNLGDDTDTTGAITGGLAGLIYGFESIPEKWLNTIVKKNEIEELCEKMNAVFMKKQKYNVADIKESNGFLFFWGHQGPKNGTLSKACLSQWWPSPFVENDIIYQTAEHYMMAKKALLFNDQQVFEKILAKKSPKDVKDLGRQIRNFDATKWDAHKYEIVKQGNLLKFSQNEDLKSFLLQTKSKILVEASPVDAIWGIGLAEDNSNALIPGNWKGLNLLGFALMEVRDEIPNL